From one Vanessa tameamea isolate UH-Manoa-2023 chromosome 9, ilVanTame1 primary haplotype, whole genome shotgun sequence genomic stretch:
- the LOC113396923 gene encoding lethal(2) giant larvae protein isoform X3 — MAGRMLKFIRGKGQQPSAERQKLQNELFAFRKTVQHGFPHRASALAWDPLLRLAALGTASGALKVYGRPGVELYGQHTNLDSPVTQIHFIPGTGRLISLCDDNSLHLWEINEKSLVELKSHAFEGKNKKISSICVESSGKNLLLGTEGGNIYTIDCNAFTLNEDVIYQDVVMQNCPEDFKVNPGAVESVCEHPKVPSRILIGYNRGLVVLWDRVAAAPTHTFVSNQQLESLCWNDEGEHFTSSHNDGSYVTWEVAGAASDRPLKEPVTPYGPYPCKAINKILTRTSVDGDEITIYAGGMPRSSYSDKYTVTVQQGEKHVAFDFTSRVIDFFTTTPVPPDGVPLQETRPDTPAQIQVQTVNQVAACLVVLAEEELVALDLCDARWRPLRLPYLVSVHASAVTTAHLVDQVADGVYDNIVAAGQQQTENVYSEGPWPISGGIVETPECSDRQVLLTGHEDGSVRFWDVSGVVMTPLYKYTTAPLFSGEEIGENNDSQNDEEEWPPFRRVGTFDPYSDDPRLAVKRVLLCPLSGMLTIGGAAGQIVIASLKTSPSTAEVKSIPVNIVSDRDGFVWKGHDQLTLRSGPLTFPSGYQASAVGQLSPPAAVTALSAQWEWGVVCAGTAHGLALLDALRVVPLTHKCTLNPHDHSGAGDTPISRRKSFKKSLRESFRRLRKGRSQRRQTTTSASPTSPAQPAAKKSVEKISEVDADVKPIERAVEARSTDDAFGSMVRCLYFARTFLINTQNSTPTLWAGTNNGTVYAFTINVPNTNKRKEEPVTCQLAKEIQLKHRAPVIGITVLDGAAVPLPDPLEVERGVAALPEGGAHRVVITSEEQFKVFTLPALKPHNKYKLTAHEGARVRRTAFAWFSCTGSGGERHREWCLLCLTNLGDCLVLSPDLRRQLNAAAVRKEDINGISSLCFSKRGEALYLHSSSELQRITLSATKVTIAQCHVLLSPWAAALRGPPEETPLTNGEHKEEAAAEAHDVTAASGDITVDSVRDHAAEANELNINLQNSQVNTTSMVVKTTTRTMINENNTDGGVSTTTTTTTTNSTNENIEPKHARASRVAEKSVRWYS, encoded by the exons ACAGTCCAACACGGCTTTCCTCACAGAGCGTCAGCTCTCGCATGGGACCCTCTATTAAGACTCGCTGCCCTGGGAACGGCTTCTGGTGCCCTAAAAGTATACGGGCGCCCAGGCGTCGAGTTATACGGACAACACACCAACCTAGACTCACCTGTcacacaaatacattttattcccg GGACAGGACGTTTAATATCACTATGCGACGATAACAGTTTACATTTATGGGAAATAAACGAGAAATCCCTCGTAGAACTTAAATCACACGCCTTCGAaggcaaaaataaaaagatatctTCAATATGCGTGGAGTCATCCGGCAAGAACCTACTACTCGGCACAGAGGGCGGTAACATCTACACCATCGACTGCAACGCATTCACACTAAACGAGGATGTTATTTATCAAGATGTTGTTATGCAAAA TTGTCCCGAAGACTTCAAAGTGAATCCTGGTGCAGTAGAATCAGTTTGCGAACACCCAAAAGTACCAAGCCGTATCCTGATCGGTTACAATCGTGGTTTGGTGGTACTTTGGGACAGAGTGGCGGCGGCACCAACACACACTTTCGTCTCCAACCAGCAGTTAGAAAGCTTGTGTTGGAACGATGAAG GCGAACACTTCACATCATCTCACAACGATGGGTCGTACGTCACGTGGGAGGTGGCGGGCGCGGCGAGCGACAGGCCGCTCAAAGAACCCGTCACGCCTTACGGACCCTACCCATGCAAAGCTATCAATAAGATCCTCACCAGGACCAGTGTGGATGGGGACGAGATCACAATATACGCGG GAGGCATGCCCAGATCGTCATACTCTGACAAGTACACTGTGACCGTGCAACAGGGCGAGAAACATGTTGCCTTCGATTTCACAAGCCGA GTGATCGACTTCTTCACAACTACGCCCGTGCCGCCCGACGGCGTGCCTCTACAAGAGACAAGACCCGACACGCCAGCTCAAATACAAGTGCAGACCGTCAACCAAGTCGCAGCTTGTTTG GTGGTGCTGGCGGAGGAGGAGCTGGTGGCGCTGGACCTGTGCGACGCGCGCTGGCGGCCGCTGCGCCTGCCCTACCTCGTGTCCGTGCACGCGTCCGCCGTCACCACCGCGCACCTCGTCGACCAGGTGGCCGACGGCGTCTACGACAACATCGTGGCGGCCG GACAACAGCAAACGGAAAACGTGTACTCTGAGGGACCGTGGCCGATATCCGGCGGTATCGTGGAGACGCCCGAGTGCTCGGACCGCCAGGTGCTGCTGACGGGCCACGAGGACGGCTCCGTGCGCTTCTGGGACGTCAGCGGAGTCGTCATGACGCCGCTCTACAAGTACACCACGGCGCCGCTGTTCAG CGGTGAAGAGATTGGCGAGAACAACGACAGTCAGAACGATGAAGAAGAGTGGCCTCCATTCCGAAGAGTCGGTACTTTTGACCCGTACAGTGACGATCCAAGACTTGCTGTTAAACGA GTTCTTCTTTGTCCGCTGTCCGGTATGCTGACCATCGGTGGGGCGGCCGGTCAGATCGTTATCGCTAGCTTAAAAACATCACCTAGCACAGCAGAAGTTAAG tcgATTCCCGTAAATATAGTGTCAGATCGCGACGGATTTGTATGGAAGGGACACGATCAGCTGACATTACGTTCCGGTCCCCTTACATTCCCATCCGGCTATCAG GCCAGCGCCGTGGGACAACTGTCGCCGCCGGCCGCCGTGACGGCGCTGAGCGCGCAGTGGGAGTGGGGCGTGGTGTGCGCGGGCACGGCGCACGGGCTGGCGCTGCTGGACGCGCTGCGTGTGGTGCCGCTCACGCACAAGTGCACGCTCAACCCGCACG ATCACTCGGGCGCTGGAGATACGCCGATTTCGAGACGAAAATCTTTCAAGAAGTCCCTGAGAGAGTCTTTCAGACGATTACGGAAGGGTCGCTCGCAGAGACGTCAAACTACAACTTCAGCTAGTCCTACTTCGCCGGCACaa CCAGCTGCTAAGAAATCAGTCGAGAAAATCAGCGAAGTGGACGCGGACGTGAAGCCGATAGAGCGCGCGGTGGAGGCGCGCTCCACGGACGATGCGTTCGGCTCCATGGTGCGCTGCCTGTACTTCGCGCGCACTTTCCTCATCAACA CACAAAATTCGACGCCAACTTTGTGGGCGGGCACGAACAACGGAACCGTATACGCATTTACGATAAACGTTCCCAACACGAATAAACGAAAAGAGGAACCG GTAACCTGTCAACTTGCAAAAGAAATTCAATTAAAGCACAGAGCGCCCGTCATCGGCATCACAGTATTAGATGGAGCCGCCGTACCTCTGCCTGATCCATTAGAG GTGGAGCGCGGCGTGGCGGCGCTGCCGGAGGGCGGCGCGCACCGCGTCGTCATCACGTCGGAGGAGCAGTTCAAGGTGTTCACGCTGCCCGCGCTCAAGCCGCACAACAAGTACAAGCTCACCGCGCACGAGGGCGCACGG GTGCGTCGCACGGCGTTCGCGTGGTTCTCGTGCACGGGCAGCGGCGGGGAGCGGCACCGCGAGTGGTGCCTGCTGTGCCTCACCAACCTGGGCGACTGCCTCGTGCTGTCGCCGGACCTGCGCCGCCAGCTCAATGCGGCCGCCGTGCGCAAGGAGGACATCAA TGGCATTTCCAGTCTTTGCTTTTCAAAACGAGGCGAGGCTCTGTATCTTCACTCGTCATCAGAACTTCAAAGGATTACGCTCTCTGCTACTAAG gtGACGATCGCGCAATGTCACGTCTTACTATCACCTTGGGCTGCGGCTCTACGCGGTCCGCCTGAAGAAACTCCTTTGACTAATGGAGAACATAAA GAGGAGGCGGCGGCGGAGGCGCACGACGTGACGGCGGCGTCGGGCGACATCACCGTGGACTCCGTGCGCGACCACGCCGCCGAGGCCAACGAGCTCAACATCAACCTGCAG AATTCACAAGTGAacacgacctccatggtcgtaAAGACGACGACGAGGACAATGATAAACGAGAACAACACGGACGGTGGCGTCAGCACCACAACCACTACGACCACCACCAACTCCACTAACGAAAACA TAGAGCCTAAACACGCGCGGGCGTCACGCGTCGCGGAGAAGAGCGTGCGCTGGTACTCATGA